Proteins co-encoded in one Xanthomonas campestris pv. badrii genomic window:
- a CDS encoding response regulator transcription factor: MHRITVGIADDHPIVLLGVTSVLKEQPDLEIVFSCDEIGQLLHHIAQRPVDVLLCDFEFESDPQADGLHLLQRLRRVAPAMRLLVVSAHSSPAIVSAALELGAAGFIGKSRADFGNLAKAVRDVAAGGLYVPPGLSAALLATRYSKSRTIGIGTLSPKEASVARMTAEGLTIIEIAARLNRSPKTISNQKLAAMKKLGAKNDVELATLLQELKQR, from the coding sequence ATGCATAGAATAACGGTAGGTATTGCCGACGATCACCCGATCGTGCTGCTTGGGGTGACAAGCGTGCTCAAAGAGCAACCAGATCTGGAGATTGTCTTCAGTTGCGATGAGATTGGACAACTACTACACCACATTGCGCAACGACCAGTGGATGTGCTTTTGTGCGATTTTGAGTTCGAGAGCGATCCCCAAGCGGATGGATTGCATCTACTGCAACGCCTGCGCCGCGTGGCACCGGCGATGCGCCTGCTAGTGGTAAGCGCACACTCGTCCCCGGCAATCGTATCGGCAGCGCTGGAACTGGGCGCTGCCGGCTTTATCGGCAAAAGCCGTGCGGACTTCGGCAATCTAGCCAAGGCGGTGCGTGACGTCGCCGCCGGTGGGCTCTACGTTCCGCCGGGCCTGAGTGCCGCTTTGTTGGCAACACGCTACAGCAAGAGCCGCACGATCGGCATCGGCACACTCTCGCCCAAGGAGGCCTCTGTGGCGCGGATGACTGCAGAAGGGCTAACCATCATCGAGATCGCGGCGCGCCTGAACCGTAGCCCGAAGACCATTAGCAACCAGAAGCTTGCTGCGATGAAGAAACTAGGCGCCAAGAACGATGTGGAACTTGCGACGCTGCTGCAGGAACTTAAACAACGCTGA
- a CDS encoding autotransporter outer membrane beta-barrel domain-containing protein — protein MSSNKLQCPSMQSTPVAPGAQGGLGRSPLHVAIHLALLAVVAVGQGVHAEEISIEGDQVYSFGLFGSSDNLLIGSSVDATLLVNEGNFAVAKNMYLGLNGGGNGRVVLSGSGSGLGISNLIPDQHPLAPGDMINASEVVIGGAGVGSISVVDGAAFNFGSLILGANSGSGDLSVNGKGSLASQVLGQVSGSFGRIDPEGKWVVGDVGTGTLSVLNGGAFTSQGILTVGASSGGRGTVTVSGADDDGNFANMVINEAGYELRSNIGDNGVGVLNVENGGKLTVNGGTYGLALGNNTTGDGTVSVSGANSVLTNQKGTIVGNAGTGTLSVLNGGTFTSDGALIVGNEDGGTGTVGVLNGGALTSRGAMTVGASSGSRGTVTVSGAGDDATFADIRGGGVRSNIGDNGVGVLNLENGGKLTVSGGTYGLALGNNTTGDGTVSVSGANSVLTNQNGTIVGNAGAGTLSVLDGGAFLSNGALIVGNEDGGTGTVGVLNGGTFTSNGALIVGNEDGSTGTLGVLNGGTLTSRGTMTVGASSGSRGTVTVSGSGDDATFADIRGGGVRSNIGDNGVGVLNLENGGKLTVSGGTYGLALGNNTTGDGTVSVSGANSVLTNQNGTIVGNAGAGTLSVLNGGTFSSNGALIVGSEDGSTGNVGVLNGGTLTSHGTMIVVGNQGGSTGIVSVLNGGTLTSGGVMTVGASSGSRGTVTVSGADDDGNFANMVINEAGYELRSNIGDNGVGVLNVENGGKLTVNGGTYGLALGNNTTGDGTVSVSGANSVLTNQKGTIVGNAGAGTLSVLNGGAFLSNGALIVGNEDGGTGTVGVLNGGTFTSNGALIVGNEDGSTGTLGVLNGGTLTSRGTMTVGASSGSRGTVTVSGSGDDATFADIRGGGVRSNIGDNGVGVLNLENGGKLTVSGGTYGLALGNNTTGDGTVSVSGANSVLTNQNGTIVGNAGTGTLSVLNGGTFTSGGSLTVGSASGSAGTIAIGALDGNAPAAPGVISTSDDTIHVGAGTGNIIFNHTGSSYSFDKDLNITEGGTLNLRQLAGITNLTTSAWSGNTVLTGGTLRLGSTTSLGSGNITFNGGTLDFGTDMTLHSAASLTLTSGGVQADVSSLPRPTPGPISESIFTTGDTFVQGLISADTITGTTAALKLDGVNVTDRVEIHGSDGDTVGIGSWGFKVAQQGLTFGIASGLTGVDIYQDKTLSVNLADSGSTIAIVDAVLSGAGGLALNAEGGTLTFGNVANAYTGSSLLSAGTVDVATDNAFGASSSLALAGGARLNLRGHTQAVGALDTADGSLLDLGGGSLSVKGGAIAGRLAGDGALVFVDGNTAITGANADLQAAVSIAPSATAILSQGNGLGQGDIALQGGLVLGGSEAATLSNVLTGSGAVTNTGDWTLAQGNTFTGGTTVSSGRLTLLASDAAGTGGIVNNAVLTLAGAEDSTLANEISGAGQLAKTGDNTWIIGRDNVDFTGSTEITSGRLVLETAGALGSSAINNASELRLSGVSGTLDNNVTGTGLLVAADGTQANLSGLSTFAGTLNVADDSMLTMADTELSQLSLGIVDGTLAVNAAQGEPLVLDNAWVGGGAFLLTAGSADAGYRLSGFDAFTGKVSLVNGRYTLDGRSSGMFSAATLASGDGNVLTLGTNATGALGLDGGTLDLADQAPVTSQSLAMTTGTIEADLSSVEQGQINETNLFTSGDSIERTLVHTVSGLQGSVANLTLRDRNGLSLDPLRAELKDVSGAGVGLGSWGLKLAQQANDLNLAWGLQGVDLYQDKMLALNVADGGSTEGIFNAVVSGAGGVSLTAAGGRVIFGNVANSYTGPTSLQAGTVEMATDNAFGATSWLTMASGTTLDMQGRAQTVGILDTVAGSALNLDGGSLTVKGGAIAGVLAGDGRLMFADGSTAVTGGNDALGAAVSIAPTATVRLSQGNGLGRGAITINGQLAFQDANGTLVNALSGAGVLSIDPSDITLSGDNSQFTGTMQIADAGSVLRVTGPSNLGAAAITNAGTLAVDTSEDWSLNNLVTGSGSFIKYGSGMLTTGSTLQSAGAITVEGGTLVMSQGSGNAGFIQVNRQGALASFATIDAPVTNAGTLNALNSLETYADHLNQDLQLNAGFTNAGLVDLAAVDSSAQPGNSVTVRNGYVGNNGVFRIRTVLGGDDSQTDRLVIDGGSATGHTSVIVDNAGGAGAKTSTGIVVVKTANEATTAADAFSLDSRSTGYRERFGTITAGAYDYTLKRGGNGGVADDWYLISSSTFRPEVGLYLANRNAATSMFGVPLQARAGNLSRRVASERFDTPFWARVSGGSLSYDEVRGQKISLDYSNLVTGLDADVDVGMNGEMRIGAMVGYGNATTSSRLLNTGERAGGRVRGTMGGVYGTWFANNQENIGAYVNTALRYGRYRNRIQDNGLDAETYNASSTSASLEGGYGFRLNDSVTRPLLLQPQVEVIYDHYKQAGRTERSTGTHVVSERPDSVNYRLGLRLEGSFKSYDEVVQPFVTLNWYSNTNVGAVSFDTLSVDSEAARHHLEVNVGTDATVGHNFVAWGSLGRQVGSNDYSGVMIQGGMKYSW, from the coding sequence ATGTCTTCAAATAAATTGCAGTGCCCGAGTATGCAAAGTACGCCTGTGGCTCCCGGCGCGCAAGGTGGGCTGGGGCGATCGCCGCTTCACGTGGCAATTCATTTGGCTCTGCTAGCTGTTGTAGCAGTAGGGCAAGGTGTTCACGCCGAAGAAATATCCATTGAGGGCGATCAGGTGTATTCGTTTGGCTTGTTCGGTTCAAGCGATAATTTGCTGATTGGAAGTTCTGTGGATGCAACGCTTCTAGTAAATGAAGGGAATTTCGCAGTTGCGAAGAACATGTACCTGGGTTTAAACGGGGGAGGTAATGGTCGTGTCGTTTTATCGGGCTCTGGAAGCGGTCTTGGTATTTCAAATTTAATTCCAGATCAACATCCTCTCGCGCCTGGGGATATGATTAATGCTTCGGAGGTGGTGATTGGAGGGGCGGGAGTAGGATCTATTAGTGTTGTAGACGGGGCGGCGTTCAACTTTGGGAGCCTAATTCTTGGGGCAAATTCCGGCAGTGGTGATCTTTCAGTAAATGGAAAAGGTAGTCTGGCGAGCCAAGTTTTGGGCCAAGTTTCAGGGAGTTTTGGGCGTATTGACCCCGAAGGGAAATGGGTCGTTGGGGACGTTGGTACAGGTACTCTGAGCGTGCTCAATGGAGGCGCATTCACTTCGCAGGGTATACTGACTGTTGGTGCGTCAAGTGGCGGTAGGGGTACCGTTACGGTTTCAGGTGCTGATGATGACGGTAACTTCGCCAATATGGTGATTAATGAGGCGGGCTATGAATTGCGTTCCAATATTGGCGATAACGGTGTCGGTGTCTTGAACGTGGAAAATGGCGGGAAACTGACAGTTAACGGCGGTACTTACGGCTTGGCCTTGGGGAATAATACGACGGGGGACGGTACCGTTTCTGTCTCCGGCGCTAACTCTGTGCTAACGAACCAGAAAGGGACTATTGTGGGCAACGCTGGAACAGGGACTCTGAGCGTGCTCAATGGAGGTACATTCACTTCGGATGGAGCGCTGATCGTTGGGAATGAAGATGGCGGCACGGGTACTGTGGGCGTGCTCAATGGAGGTGCGTTGACTTCGAGGGGTGCGATGACCGTTGGCGCGTCAAGTGGCAGTAGAGGTACTGTTACGGTTTCAGGTGCCGGTGATGACGCTACTTTCGCCGACATTCGAGGGGGCGGCGTGCGTTCCAATATTGGCGATAACGGCGTCGGTGTCTTGAACCTGGAAAATGGCGGGAAGCTGACAGTTAGCGGCGGTACTTACGGCTTGGCCTTGGGGAATAATACGACGGGGGACGGTACCGTTTCTGTCTCCGGCGCTAACTCTGTGCTAACGAACCAGAATGGGACTATTGTGGGCAACGCTGGAGCAGGGACTCTGAGCGTGCTCGATGGAGGCGCATTCCTTTCGAATGGAGCACTGATCGTTGGCAATGAAGATGGCGGCACGGGTACTGTGGGCGTGCTCAATGGAGGTACATTCACTTCGAATGGAGCACTGATCGTTGGGAATGAAGATGGCAGCACAGGTACTTTGGGCGTGCTCAATGGAGGTACATTGACTTCGAGGGGTACGATGACCGTTGGCGCGTCAAGTGGCAGTAGAGGTACTGTTACGGTTTCAGGTTCCGGTGATGACGCTACTTTCGCCGACATTCGAGGGGGCGGCGTGCGTTCCAATATTGGCGATAACGGCGTCGGTGTCTTGAACCTGGAAAATGGCGGGAAGCTCACAGTTAGCGGCGGTACTTACGGCTTGGCCTTGGGGAATAATACGACGGGGGACGGTACCGTTTCTGTCTCCGGCGCTAACTCTGTGCTAACGAACCAGAATGGGACTATTGTGGGCAACGCTGGAGCAGGGACTCTGAGCGTGCTCAATGGAGGTACATTCTCTTCGAATGGAGCACTGATCGTTGGGAGTGAAGATGGCAGCACGGGTAATGTGGGCGTGCTCAATGGAGGTACATTGACTTCGCACGGTACGATGATCGTTGTTGGCAATCAAGGTGGCAGCACAGGTATTGTGAGCGTTCTCAATGGAGGTACATTGACTTCGGGCGGTGTAATGACCGTTGGCGCGTCAAGTGGCAGTAGAGGCACTGTTACGGTTTCAGGTGCTGATGATGACGGTAACTTCGCCAATATGGTGATTAATGAGGCGGGCTATGAATTGCGTTCCAATATTGGCGATAACGGCGTCGGTGTCTTGAACGTGGAAAATGGCGGGAAACTGACAGTTAACGGCGGTACTTACGGCTTGGCCTTGGGGAATAATACGACGGGGGACGGTACCGTTTCTGTCTCCGGCGCTAACTCTGTGCTAACGAACCAGAAAGGGACTATTGTGGGCAACGCTGGAGCAGGGACTCTGAGCGTGCTCAATGGAGGCGCATTCCTTTCGAATGGAGCACTGATCGTTGGCAATGAAGATGGCGGCACGGGTACTGTGGGCGTGCTCAATGGAGGTACATTCACTTCGAATGGAGCACTGATCGTTGGGAATGAAGATGGCAGCACAGGTACTTTGGGCGTGCTCAATGGAGGTACATTGACTTCGAGGGGTACGATGACCGTTGGCGCGTCAAGTGGCAGTAGAGGTACTGTTACGGTTTCAGGTTCCGGTGATGACGCTACTTTCGCCGACATTCGAGGGGGCGGCGTGCGTTCCAATATTGGCGATAACGGCGTCGGTGTCTTGAACCTGGAAAATGGCGGGAAGCTGACAGTTAGCGGCGGTACTTACGGCTTGGCATTGGGGAATAATACGACGGGGGACGGTACCGTTTCTGTCTCCGGCGCTAACTCTGTGCTAACGAACCAGAATGGGACTATTGTGGGCAACGCTGGAACAGGGACTCTGAGCGTGCTCAATGGAGGTACATTCACTTCGGGTGGTTCGCTGACCGTCGGCAGCGCAAGCGGCAGTGCAGGTACAATCGCTATAGGCGCGTTAGATGGCAACGCGCCGGCGGCACCTGGAGTCATCTCTACCAGCGATGACACAATTCACGTAGGTGCGGGAACAGGAAATATCATTTTCAATCACACCGGTTCAAGCTACAGCTTTGACAAAGATCTGAACATCACGGAAGGCGGGACGCTAAACCTCCGGCAACTCGCTGGTATCACTAATTTAACGACCTCTGCATGGTCTGGAAACACCGTTTTGACCGGCGGTACCCTTCGTCTCGGTAGCACTACTTCTTTAGGAAGCGGGAATATTACTTTCAACGGCGGGACGCTCGATTTTGGTACGGACATGACGCTGCACAGCGCTGCGTCGTTGACACTGACATCGGGGGGGGTCCAAGCTGACGTCAGTTCGTTGCCTAGGCCTACTCCGGGCCCAATAAGCGAAAGTATCTTCACGACTGGCGATACATTCGTTCAAGGTTTGATTTCTGCGGACACAATCACCGGTACCACTGCCGCACTGAAGTTGGATGGAGTGAATGTCACGGATCGGGTCGAAATCCACGGCAGCGACGGCGATACGGTGGGCATCGGGTCCTGGGGCTTTAAAGTCGCCCAGCAAGGACTCACGTTCGGTATTGCCTCCGGCCTGACGGGCGTGGACATTTACCAAGACAAGACATTATCGGTCAACCTGGCAGACAGCGGTTCGACCATAGCAATCGTCGATGCAGTCCTCAGCGGTGCGGGCGGGCTAGCGCTCAATGCTGAGGGTGGTACGCTGACTTTCGGCAATGTGGCCAATGCGTATACCGGCAGCAGTTTGCTGAGTGCAGGTACTGTCGATGTGGCAACGGACAACGCGTTTGGCGCGTCGTCCAGTCTCGCCTTGGCGGGAGGGGCGAGGTTGAACCTGCGTGGCCATACGCAGGCCGTGGGTGCCCTGGATACCGCCGATGGCAGCCTGCTGGATCTGGGCGGCGGCTCGCTTAGCGTGAAGGGTGGTGCGATCGCGGGGCGTCTTGCCGGCGACGGCGCATTGGTGTTCGTCGACGGCAACACGGCCATTACGGGCGCCAACGCAGACCTCCAGGCCGCAGTGAGCATTGCGCCGAGCGCTACGGCGATTCTTTCGCAGGGTAATGGGCTTGGGCAAGGCGACATCGCTCTTCAGGGTGGCTTGGTTTTGGGCGGAAGTGAGGCGGCCACCTTGAGTAACGTGCTCACCGGTAGCGGTGCAGTGACCAATACCGGTGATTGGACGCTTGCGCAGGGAAATACCTTCACCGGAGGCACGACCGTAAGTAGCGGTCGTCTCACGTTGCTGGCCTCTGATGCAGCAGGCACGGGTGGCATTGTCAACAACGCTGTCTTGACTCTTGCGGGGGCGGAAGATTCGACCTTGGCGAATGAAATTTCGGGTGCGGGTCAATTAGCAAAGACGGGAGATAACACGTGGATAATAGGGCGCGACAATGTTGACTTCACCGGAAGCACAGAGATAACAAGCGGTAGGCTTGTGCTGGAGACGGCCGGCGCACTGGGCAGCAGTGCGATCAACAATGCTTCCGAACTGCGGCTCAGCGGGGTATCGGGCACGCTGGACAATAATGTCACTGGCACAGGGTTGCTGGTGGCCGCCGATGGCACCCAGGCAAACTTGTCAGGACTATCAACTTTTGCCGGCACCTTGAATGTGGCCGATGACAGTATGTTGACGATGGCCGATACCGAGCTTTCTCAGCTTTCCTTGGGCATTGTCGATGGCACGTTGGCGGTGAATGCGGCTCAAGGGGAGCCTCTTGTGCTAGACAATGCCTGGGTGGGCGGCGGTGCATTTCTGTTGACAGCGGGTTCTGCCGATGCTGGCTATCGCCTGTCGGGGTTCGATGCGTTTACGGGCAAGGTCAGTCTGGTGAATGGCCGCTACACTCTGGATGGCCGCAGTAGCGGCATGTTTAGCGCAGCAACCCTGGCCTCGGGCGACGGTAACGTGCTTACGCTAGGCACGAACGCGACAGGGGCGCTCGGTCTTGATGGGGGCACACTTGATCTGGCCGACCAGGCTCCGGTGACGTCCCAGTCCTTGGCCATGACGACGGGCACCATCGAAGCCGATCTCTCAAGTGTCGAACAGGGGCAAATCAATGAGACCAACCTGTTCACCTCCGGCGATAGTATCGAGCGCACGCTTGTCCATACCGTTTCTGGTCTTCAAGGATCTGTCGCCAACCTGACATTGCGGGATCGTAATGGGCTGTCGTTGGATCCGTTGCGTGCGGAGTTGAAGGATGTCAGTGGCGCTGGAGTGGGGCTTGGGTCATGGGGGCTCAAGTTGGCGCAGCAGGCCAACGACCTGAACCTGGCTTGGGGCCTGCAGGGCGTAGATCTTTACCAGGACAAAATGCTTGCGCTCAACGTGGCGGATGGCGGCTCGACGGAAGGAATCTTTAATGCTGTTGTCAGTGGCGCGGGTGGGGTATCGCTCACTGCTGCAGGAGGCAGGGTCATCTTCGGTAATGTGGCCAACAGCTACACAGGACCGACGTCGCTCCAGGCAGGGACGGTCGAGATGGCCACAGACAACGCATTTGGCGCAACCTCCTGGTTGACGATGGCGTCGGGCACGACGTTGGATATGCAGGGGCGTGCGCAGACCGTGGGGATTCTTGACACCGTCGCTGGCAGTGCGCTCAACCTTGATGGCGGGTCGCTGACGGTAAAGGGGGGGGCGATCGCTGGTGTCTTAGCTGGCGACGGCAGGCTGATGTTCGCCGACGGTAGCACTGCCGTTACCGGGGGCAATGACGCCTTGGGCGCGGCGGTGAGCATTGCTCCAACCGCAACGGTCAGGCTTTCACAGGGCAATGGATTGGGGCGCGGTGCAATTACCATTAACGGACAGTTGGCGTTTCAAGATGCGAACGGCACGCTGGTCAATGCGCTCTCTGGAGCGGGGGTGTTGAGTATTGACCCTTCTGACATCACCCTGAGCGGCGACAATAGCCAATTTACGGGAACCATGCAGATTGCCGATGCCGGTTCTGTCCTTCGCGTGACCGGGCCTTCCAACCTGGGCGCTGCGGCGATCACCAATGCAGGAACATTGGCGGTCGATACCTCGGAGGATTGGTCGCTGAATAACCTTGTGACCGGAAGTGGTTCGTTCATCAAGTACGGTAGCGGTATGCTCACGACTGGTTCAACCCTGCAATCCGCAGGCGCGATAACGGTCGAGGGCGGTACGTTGGTAATGAGTCAAGGCAGTGGTAACGCAGGTTTCATCCAGGTCAATAGGCAAGGTGCCTTGGCCAGTTTCGCCACGATCGACGCTCCTGTGACTAACGCTGGGACGCTGAATGCGCTGAATTCTCTGGAGACTTATGCGGACCATCTGAATCAGGACCTGCAGCTCAATGCAGGTTTCACAAACGCTGGCTTGGTCGATCTTGCCGCAGTCGATTCCAGTGCGCAACCGGGCAATTCCGTGACTGTACGTAATGGTTATGTGGGTAATAATGGGGTATTTAGGATTCGAACGGTCTTGGGGGGCGATGATTCGCAGACAGATCGCCTGGTCATCGATGGAGGCAGTGCAACGGGCCATACTAGCGTGATTGTTGACAATGCCGGTGGCGCCGGGGCTAAAACGTCGACTGGAATCGTTGTTGTGAAAACGGCCAACGAAGCGACTACCGCCGCAGATGCGTTCAGCCTGGATAGCCGTTCCACGGGGTATCGCGAGCGCTTCGGCACCATCACGGCGGGTGCGTACGACTATACGCTCAAGCGGGGAGGGAACGGAGGCGTTGCTGATGACTGGTATCTGATTTCCTCAAGTACCTTCCGTCCTGAAGTAGGTTTGTATCTGGCTAATCGCAACGCAGCGACATCGATGTTTGGCGTGCCTTTGCAGGCCCGGGCAGGAAATTTATCTAGGCGTGTTGCTAGCGAAAGATTTGATACTCCATTCTGGGCGCGCGTGAGTGGCGGCAGTCTTTCTTACGACGAAGTTAGAGGTCAGAAGATCAGCTTGGACTACAGTAACTTGGTTACTGGCCTTGACGCTGACGTGGACGTTGGAATGAATGGCGAAATGCGTATAGGAGCCATGGTCGGTTATGGAAACGCCACAACATCTTCCCGGCTGTTGAATACTGGCGAGCGGGCAGGCGGTAGGGTGCGGGGAACGATGGGTGGGGTTTATGGTACTTGGTTCGCCAATAATCAGGAAAATATTGGGGCCTATGTCAACACCGCACTACGTTACGGCAGGTATAGAAACCGGATTCAGGATAATGGTCTTGATGCAGAGACCTATAATGCATCCAGTACGTCCGCTTCTCTGGAAGGCGGCTATGGCTTTCGGTTGAATGATTCTGTCACTCGACCGCTGCTCTTACAGCCGCAAGTCGAGGTGATTTATGATCACTATAAACAGGCCGGACGTACCGAGCGGTCCACGGGGACGCACGTTGTCTCAGAGCGACCCGATAGCGTGAACTATCGCCTTGGTTTGAGACTGGAAGGTTCGTTCAAATCTTATGATGAGGTGGTACAACCCTTCGTCACATTGAACTGGTACAGCAATACAAACGTTGGCGCAGTGTCTTTCGACACTTTGAGCGTTGATTCCGAAGCGGCTAGACATCATTTGGAAGTCAACGTTGGTACAGACGCAACGGTGGGACATAACTTCGTAGCCTGGGGCAGTTTGGGACGGCAAGTCGGTTCTAACGATTACTCTGGCGTGATGATTCAAGGGGGTATGAAGTATTCCTGGTAA
- a CDS encoding cellulase family glycosylhydrolase, with amino-acid sequence MSIFRTASTLALATAMALAAAPAFSYSISNNKVVDDSGKVVQLKGVNVFGFETGNHVMHGLWARNWKDMIVQMQGLGFNAVRLPFCPATLRSGQMPSSIDYSRNADLQGLTSLQILDKVINEFNARGMYVLLDHHTPDCAAISELWYTGSYTEAQWLADLRFVANRYKNVPYVLGLDLKNEPHGAATWGTGNAATDWNKAAERGSAAVLAVAPKWIIAVEGITDNPVCSTNGGIYWGGNLQPLACTPLNIPANRLLLAPHVYGPDVYVQSYFNDSNFPNNMPAIWDRHFGQFAGKYALLLGEFGGKYGEGDARDKVWQDALVKYLRSKGINEGFYWSWNPNSGDTGGILRDDWTTVRQDKMTLLRTLWGTVSSTTPTPTPTPTPTPTPTPTPTPGTSAFSTKVILDSSWNGGSCNRVQVTNTGTASGNWAVTVPVTGKVNNAWNVVWSQSGSTLSASGVDFNRTLSAGATAEFGFCSAT; translated from the coding sequence ATGTCCATCTTCAGGACTGCAAGTACGCTCGCCTTGGCGACCGCAATGGCCCTGGCCGCCGCGCCGGCCTTCAGCTATTCCATCAGCAACAACAAGGTTGTCGACGACAGCGGCAAGGTGGTGCAGCTCAAGGGTGTCAACGTGTTCGGCTTCGAGACCGGCAACCATGTCATGCATGGCCTGTGGGCGCGCAACTGGAAGGACATGATCGTCCAGATGCAGGGCCTGGGCTTCAATGCGGTGCGTCTGCCGTTCTGCCCGGCCACGCTGCGCAGCGGCCAGATGCCCAGCAGCATCGACTACAGCCGCAACGCCGATCTGCAGGGCCTGACCTCGCTGCAGATCCTCGACAAGGTGATCAACGAATTCAATGCGCGCGGCATGTACGTGCTGCTGGATCACCACACTCCCGATTGCGCCGCGATCTCCGAGCTCTGGTACACCGGCTCCTACACCGAAGCCCAGTGGCTGGCCGACCTGCGCTTTGTGGCCAACCGCTACAAGAACGTGCCCTACGTGCTTGGTCTGGACCTGAAGAACGAACCGCACGGCGCCGCCACCTGGGGCACCGGCAACGCCGCCACCGACTGGAACAAGGCCGCCGAGCGCGGGTCGGCCGCGGTGCTGGCCGTGGCACCGAAGTGGATCATTGCGGTGGAAGGCATCACCGACAACCCGGTGTGCTCCACCAATGGCGGCATCTACTGGGGTGGCAACCTGCAGCCGCTGGCCTGCACCCCGTTGAACATCCCGGCCAACCGCCTGCTGCTGGCCCCGCATGTCTACGGCCCGGACGTGTACGTGCAGTCGTACTTCAACGACAGCAACTTCCCCAACAACATGCCGGCCATCTGGGACCGCCACTTCGGCCAGTTCGCCGGCAAGTACGCGTTGCTGCTGGGCGAATTCGGCGGCAAGTACGGCGAAGGCGATGCACGCGACAAGGTCTGGCAGGACGCGCTGGTGAAGTACCTGCGCAGCAAGGGCATCAACGAAGGCTTCTACTGGTCGTGGAATCCCAACAGCGGCGACACCGGCGGCATCCTGCGCGATGACTGGACCACCGTGCGCCAGGACAAGATGACGCTGCTGCGCACCCTGTGGGGCACCGTCTCCAGCACGACTCCAACCCCGACGCCGACGCCCACTCCGACACCAACTCCGACTCCGACGCCCACCCCGGGCACCAGCGCCTTCAGCACCAAGGTGATCCTGGACAGCAGCTGGAACGGCGGCTCGTGCAACCGCGTGCAGGTCACCAACACCGGTACCGCCAGCGGCAACTGGGCGGTGACGGTGCCGGTCACCGGCAAGGTCAACAACGCCTGGAACGTGGTGTGGTCGCAGAGCGGCAGCACCCTGAGCGCAAGCGGCGTGGATTTCAACCGCACGCTCTCGGCCGGCGCGACGGCCGAGTTTGGCTTCTGCTCGGCAACATAA